CTGCTATTTTATAGCGTGAAAAATTTATAGAGAGGTGAAAATTTTATTATGAAAGCAGTACAAATTGTTAAACCTAATGAGCTTAGAATTATAGACATGCCCAAGCCCGTAATTAACGAGCATGATAACGTACTCGTCAAAATAAAAGCGTCGGGGATCTGCGGCTCAGACGTTGGAATCTATCACGGAACTAACGCGGCGGCAACTTATCCCAGAGTCATAGGTCATGAAATTGTCGGCGAAATTGTAGAAGTCGCCCCGAATGTTAAGACTCGCAAAGTCGGTGAAAGAGTAATTATAGATCAAGTAACAGCTTGCGGACATTGTTACGCCTGCAGGAAGTCGCGCCCTAATGTGTGTCAAAATTTGCAGGTCCGAGGCGTTCATATTGATGGAGGTTACCGCGAATTTATGGTCGTTCCCGAGAAAGATTGTTATTTGCTGCCTGATTTTCTCGAATATAAAGACGCTGTAATGATTGAGCCGACTACTATAGCCGTACAGTGCTGTTCACGCGCGCAGCTTGAGAGTGAGGACGATGTATTAATAATCGGAGCGGGGGCACTGGGAAGCAGCTTATTACGAATCGTGAAATTATTTAATCCTCATAGTATCATAATGGCCGATATTGACGAGGCCAGACTCGACGAGGCATTATCGAATGGAGCGACCGCAAAAATTAATTCACGCACTGAAGATTTAGTTAAACGCGCTAAAGAATTAACCGGAGGTTACGGCCCTACAGTTACCATTGATGCCGCCTGCGTTAAAGGGAGTCTATTAAGTGCCTGCCAAGCTGCCGGAAATGCTACACGAGTTATAACTATGGGATTCAGCATAGCACCCGACGAAATAAATCAATTTGTGATCACGTCTAAGGAGCTTGATATTCGCGGATCTCGTTTACAAAATCGCAAATTCGCCGAAGTCATTAAACTCGTGAATGAACACAAAGTAAATTTAAACGGTGCAGTCTCTCACACATTCCCATTCATGGAAGCTCAGAAAGCATTTGACTTTGTTGACAGCAGAGACCCGTCAATCCGTAAAATTTCGCTGATATTTGACTAAAAATTTATGAGTCCCTCGCAAAAATCGGGGGGCTTTTTTCTTGCAAAATAATTTAATCGTGATATAATGCGCTCGTCTCAAAAAATTTTTTACAAAGGAGCTTGACAAGATTATAATGTTTGTGTATAATTTTCACATCACATCACATTATTATTGTCTTGTTTTAGTTCTCTAGTTTCCAACAAATTTAATTATACATGGCGTGAACCGGACGGGAATAGAAATATTATTCTGTGCGGTATTTTGTCGTGTCAAAATGAAAGGAGTTAATTTTTATGCAGAGAGAAATTTTTGTGCCTGCAGATTGTGAAGTTATCTCATTTAATAAAGAAATCATTACTACAGAAAACAGCGGGACCAGCAACGGCGACTAACAAAGGAGGACGAATCAAATGCAGAAATCAGCATATATCCCGGCAGAGCTGGAAGTAATTGCGTTCAACAAAGAAATCATGATTAATACAGACAGCTCCGAACAAGAAAGCGGCCAAGGCGGCGGCGACTAACAAAGGAGGCGAGTCAAATGCGGAAATCTAAATATATCCCCGCTGAAGTTGAAATAATAGCGTTCAACAAAGAAATTATCACACAAGAATCAACCGGAGAAGGCACGGAAGGCAGCAGCAACCCATAACTATTTCTGCATACTCACTAAATGAATCGCACCTACAAAATAGCCGGGCAAATTATAGAAATCTCCTCGCATTATGATTCACTTCACGAATATTGCAGGGATTATATTTTTTCCGGTGAGCCTGATTTTATTATTAACGCTGCTGAGTCGGACATTGATTTAGAACTCACTCGCGAATATTCCCCTGATGAGCTTGAAAATTTGATACTCTACAGGAAATTAAGCGAGATAATGCCCGACTATGGCACTTTTTTAATGCACGGTTCAGCAATTGCTATAAATGGCGCGGGCTGTATTTTCACTGCACCGAGCGGGACGGGCAAATCGACTCATACAAAATTTTTGTGTGAACTCCTGAAGGATAAAGCCGTAATGGTAAACGATGACAAGCCTTTAATTACTGCTTTAATCGACAAAAAAATTACTGTTCACGGTTCGCCCTTCAATGGCAAGCACAGACGCGGTAATAATATTTCTGTACCGTTAAAAGCTGTGTGCATTCTCGAACGCTCGGAGCATAATAATATTCATGAAATCGCATTTTATGAGGCGTATACTACACTTTTAGCGCAAATTTACAGGCCTGCGACTAATGAGAGGCTCGCAAAGACTCTCGAACTTCTTGACAGAATGAACGGAGCTGTAAAATTTTATAGACTCGGCTGTAACATGAGCATTAACGCCGCTGAAGTCTCATATAATGCAATTATGAAGGGGGAATAAATTTCTATGAAGTTAAGCAAAGATTTTATCTCGCATAAGTCGGGAAGTGATTTTATTCTTGTGCCTACTGGGACGGCTGAATTTTCCGGAGTCGTTAAGGGTAATTCTACATTTGGATGGATTTATAGTTGACTTGTTAAAGAATGACACGAGCGAGTCAGAAATTATTAACGCCTTACTTGAGAAATTTGACGCTCCAGAAGATATAATAACAGCCAATGTTCACGAGACTATAAGCAAATTACAGGAAATTAACGCACTTGAATTTTAGCGAATATCTTGATTTACACGGGACTTTGACTTATACGAACGTGGGAACTAGTATGCTGCCTCTTTTGTGTCAGGGCCGGGATTTATTCACTATCACAAAGAAAAGTGAGGCGCGCTGCAAACGCGGTGATGTTGTATTATATGAACGTCCGCCCGGTAAATATATTTTGCATAGGGTTATCGAGGTCAGGGAGAAAGATTATATAATTCTCGGCGATAACTGCATAAGTAAAGAATACGGAATAACGGACAAAAATATTTTAGGCATAATGACAAGTTATACACGTTCGGGCGTTGAACATAGCATAAATAGTTTAGGCTATAAAATTTATACGTTCCTGATAATGCACACGATCGGAGCTAGAATATTTTTAAAGAAGTTATTATATAAATTTAAGAGGATCATAAAAATTTTTATTTATCATGAATAATAGCAATCAAGAATACAAGAAAATAGCTGAAATAGTAATATATCTCGCGGGCTGTGCTGTTAATTCGCAGATTCCTGAACGTGAAAAATTTTCGGGCGCGGGTCTTGAAGATATATACAAATTTGCGGAATTTCACAAGATAAGTGCTTTAATTTGCATGGCCTTAGAGTCCGCCGGAGTCAAGAATGATTTATTTTTGCAGTCAAAGGGATTATCTTTCAGCAGAATAACGAGACTCGAAATTGACGCGTTAGAATTATTTGACAGGCTCGAACACGCTAAAATTTGGTACATGCCTCTGAAGGGGTATATCATAAAAAATTATTATCCTGCTTTCGGAATGCGCGAGATGTCCGACATAGATATATTATTTGACTCAAGTCAAGCTCGTAAAGTCCGGGCAATAATGCAAGATATGGGCTTTGAGACGAAAAATTTTAATTCAGGAGCTCATGATGTTTACCAGAAAAAGCCGGTAAGTAATTTCGAGCTGCATAGAGATTTATTCGGTCCGACTGCAGAAAAATTTTATAATTATTATCATGAAATTAAGCGCAAATTAATTCTTAAAGCAGGCAGCAATTATTATTACGAGTTCAGTAAAGAAGATTTATATATTTATATTACTGCTCATGAATATAAACACTACTCTTCAGGCGGGACGGGGCTGCGTTCATTGATTGATATATATTTATTCATGAAAAAATTTGCCGGCGAGCTTGATTATAATTATATTTCATGTGAACTTGATAAACTCGGCTTGACTGAATTTGAGGCAAATAATAAATCACTTGCTATGAATCTTTTCAGCGGCGGCGATGTAAATATAATAAATCAAGAAATTTATAATTATATGATTACTTCAGGAGCTAAGGGACTTATTGAGCATAGAGTCAGCAACAAATTAAAGACTCGCAGTAAATTGAAATATTTATGTGAACGGATTTTTTTGTCTGATTTAGAACTTAGAGAGCGATTCCCATTTTTCTATAAGCATAAAATATTATTGCCTTTTCTCGTGATTTATCGCGGGTTCAGGGCTTTAACGGTGAAGAGAAAATCTATAATGATCGAGCTAAAATCTTTCATGAAAGTAAATAAACTCCCTCCGCAACAATAAAATAATCACAGAGGGAATTAATAAATTTATTCGCTTGCTTTCTTGACTAAACGCTGCCCGAATTCGTATGCTTTTCTCAAGTCTTCAGGGAATATTGTTTTATTGCGTTCGAGTCTCTGATTCCCGTCAAACATATTGCACTCATAGCGCGAGTAATCGCTAAATTGCAAAGTCTCATACACACAAAGACTCTCGTTATAGCCGAGTACACGTTTAAAAGCTGCGTCATTTGCTGCGAGTAATTCATTATAGCCGATTTTTGCCGCAATATTTTCTGACGCGTTCATTGTATAAATACTGCCCGTGCAAATTTTTTTATCGACATTCTTAATTAATTGACCGTTCGAGTCCGTGCTGTAAGTCATAACAGGAAATAATAATCTCTCAATAAATGATCTCATCATGCCGGTTACAAAGCTGAAATAAATCGGGCTGCCCATTATAATAATATCAGAGTTAAAAGCCTTCTCAAGAACTGGCCTTAATTCGTCGCGATAAACACAAATACCGTCAAAATTTTTATTCTTGAGCTTACACGCAAAACACGAGACACAGCCTTTATATTTATAGTCATAAAGGTGTATTAATTCCGTCTCGGCTCCTGATTCAGAAGCTCCCTTCATTGCGCTTTCTAAAAGTTTGGCAGTGTTCCAATTTTTGCGCGGACTGCCGTTTACAAATAATGCTTTCACGTTTATATAGCCTCCCTCAAAAAAATAAAAAATTTTACATTGACCGTAAACAAGTTTTATTATATATTATTCGCGTTCAGAATTTAAAGCGGTTTAGTAGAATAATTAAATTGTTGTAAGTAGTAATACCCCCCCCCCTGTAAGTATTTTATGCAAGAGAGAGCAGGGCGGGGAAGAAAGCAAAGGGGGATTTTTGCCGTATATTCTCGCAAGTTTTGATTTAATATTTATGCGCACAAGAATAGATTTATTAAAATTTTTATATTTATCAAGCAAATTTTACAGGAGGAATTATTATGATAAAGCGCAAGGGCTTCACGCTCGTTGAATTATTAATCGTGGTCGTTATTATGGGAGTATTAACTTCTATGATGTCAATTTCAAGTGTAGGCTCAACTGATTCGGCCAAAGCGTCCGCAATAATCGGGAATCTTGTTACAATGAGAAAAGCAGCATTAGCAGATTATATAGAAAATGGCGATACAAACTGGACAGACGCTGATTCTGTACGTGAAGCAATCGCAGCATATATGAATACTAAGGAAACAGCTATAACAGCAGCTAAATTTTCTGTATTAAAACAAGACGCTTGGTATATTTTATATGAATTTCAGACCGATGATAGCAGCTCGGTAAAGGATAAAATCGCAGGCAAAGCTAATCTTACTGGACTCTACGCGGCCACTGCTGCAACTACTGTTACAAATAATATATATACAAATGTTGCTAATAATACACATGTAGCAATAAAAGTCCGTTAATTCGCCCGTAAATCTATAATAATTTAAGAGTTTCTCTAAACTTTCAGGGAGACTCTTTTTATTTTGCCCGCCCAGTAATATATAATACTTTCACGATAAATTATTATATTCAGTAAGGAGGCCATAAAAATGGGAATGAGAGGAATTCATACGTCTATTAACGATATTCGCCGGGCAATTTTTACGGAAGTAGCAAAACTTTCATATAATTATAAAGAAGGCGACTTATCAGAAATGGAATTAATACCGTATAGAATAATCCCGGGTGAAGTCTCGCGTTATCGTGACAGTGTCTTTCTTGAGCGTGCAATAATTGAAGAAAGAATGCGGCTCGCTATGGGTTTGCCGAAAAGATCAGCTGCCGAACATGCGCCAGTCTCACTAGGTGCTGAAGAGTGCGTTCACCCCGAAAAATATTATCAGCCGCCGTTAATCAATATCATAAAATTTGCGTGTCATTCCTGCCCTGATAACAAAGTAGTAATCACAAATCAGTGTCAAGGCTGTCTAGCTCGTCCGTGCAGTCAAGTATGCCCTAAAGACGCTATTTATTTCGAGAAAGGCCAAGCCCATATTGACGAGTCAAAATGTATCAAGTGCGGCCGCTGTATGGGAGTCTGTCAATACGGTGCAATCTTACGAATGGAACGGCCCTGCGCAAAAGCCTGCGGAATGAAGGCAATCAGGAGCGACGAATATGGCCGTGCAGATATTGATCAAGATAAATGCGTTTCTTGCGGTATGTGTCTTGCAAATTGTCCATTTGGTGCTATAGCTGACAAGGCTCAAATTTTCCAGTGTATACAGGCAATCAGAAGCGAGACTCCCGTTTATGCGGCAATAGCTCCGGCCGTTGCTGGCCAGTTCGGGAAGAGTTTAACGCCTGAAAAAATGCGCGCTGCTTTCAAAGCTCTGGGATTTCACGATTTAGTAGAAGTTGCTGTCGGTGCTGATTTATGTACGTTACAGGAGGCCGAAGATTTTATTAAGGAAGTCGTCGAGGAGAAAAAATTGCCTTTCATGGGTACATCGTGCTGTCCTGCGTGGTCAGTCATGGCAAAAAAGGAATTCCCGCAATATGCAGAATGTATAAGCATGGCACTAACTCCGATGGTATTGACTGGGCGGTTAATCAAGAAGGAGCACCCCGGCTGTAAAGTTGCTTTTATAGGCCCATGTGCAGCAAAGAAATTAGAAGCCAGCCGCAGAACTATTCGCAGTGATATTGATTTTGTATTAACATTTGAAGAAGTACTCGGCATGTTTGAGGCGAAAGAAGTAGATTTTGATAATCTCGAGTCAAAACCTGTTCCGAATTCTGCCAGTGCTGACGGCCGGGGATTTGCTGTTAGCGGAGGAGTCGCGTCGGCCGTGTTAAATTGTATTAAGCACACTCACCCTGATTTAGATATCAAAGTAGAATACGCAGAGGGACTCGATAATTGCCGTAAAATGCTGCAGCTTGCTAAGGCCGGAAAATATAACGGTTATTTACTTGAGGGCATGGGCTGTCCGGGCGGATGTGTCGGCGGAGCTGGTACTGTTCAATTAATTAATCAGGCCGCTAACGAGGTCGCTAAAATCAAGAAATCGACTCAGAAATTACACGCCTATGAAAGCGAATATAATTCAATTTTGCCGCAGCTCGAAGAATAAATAAACATGATATAATACGCGTAAATTTATATATTTTGAAGGGGGCAGTTATTACAATGGCAAATAAATACGCAGGAACTCAGACGGAGAAAAATTTGCAGGCGGCCTTTGCAGGTGAGTCGCAGGCTCGTAACAAGTATACTTATTTTGCTTCAGTTGCTAAGAAAGAAGGTTATGAGCAGATAGCGGCGTTATTCTTGAAGACAGCTGACAACGAGAAAGAACACGCTAAAATGTGGTTCAAGGAACTTGACGGAATCGGCGACACAGCAGCCAATCTCGCAGCAGCAGCAGACGGCGAAAATTACGAGTGGACGGACATGTATGAGGGCTTTGCTAAGACAGCAGAGGCAGAAGGCTTTAAAGCTCTTGCAGTAAAATTCAGACTCGTAGCAGCAATTGAGAAACATCACGAGGAACGCTACAGGGCATTATTAAAGAATGTACAGGCCCAAGAAGTTTTTGCACGCAGTGAGGTTAAAGTCTGGGAGTGCAGAAATTGCGGACATATCGTAGTCGGCACAAAAGCTCCGGAAATTTGCCCGGCATGTGCTCATCCTAAGGCATATTTTGAGATCAACGCAGAGAATTATTAATTATTAGCTATTAAATTTTGCAGTCCTTCTCTGATTTGAATTTTTCAGGGAGGGACATTTTTTATGCTTTATTATTCTTTCTTACTATTTCAAAGTGTAAAATATAATCTTGAAT
The Synergistaceae bacterium genome window above contains:
- a CDS encoding alcohol dehydrogenase catalytic domain-containing protein, which translates into the protein MKAVQIVKPNELRIIDMPKPVINEHDNVLVKIKASGICGSDVGIYHGTNAAATYPRVIGHEIVGEIVEVAPNVKTRKVGERVIIDQVTACGHCYACRKSRPNVCQNLQVRGVHIDGGYREFMVVPEKDCYLLPDFLEYKDAVMIEPTTIAVQCCSRAQLESEDDVLIIGAGALGSSLLRIVKLFNPHSIIMADIDEARLDEALSNGATAKINSRTEDLVKRAKELTGGYGPTVTIDAACVKGSLLSACQAAGNATRVITMGFSIAPDEINQFVITSKELDIRGSRLQNRKFAEVIKLVNEHKVNLNGAVSHTFPFMEAQKAFDFVDSRDPSIRKISLIFD
- a CDS encoding PqqD family protein, producing MDGFIVDLLKNDTSESEIINALLEKFDAPEDIITANVHETISKLQEINALEF
- a CDS encoding S24/S26 family peptidase, with product MNFSEYLDLHGTLTYTNVGTSMLPLLCQGRDLFTITKKSEARCKRGDVVLYERPPGKYILHRVIEVREKDYIILGDNCISKEYGITDKNILGIMTSYTRSGVEHSINSLGYKIYTFLIMHTIGARIFLKKLLYKFKRIIKIFIYHE
- a CDS encoding nucleotidyltransferase family protein; this encodes MNNSNQEYKKIAEIVIYLAGCAVNSQIPEREKFSGAGLEDIYKFAEFHKISALICMALESAGVKNDLFLQSKGLSFSRITRLEIDALELFDRLEHAKIWYMPLKGYIIKNYYPAFGMREMSDIDILFDSSQARKVRAIMQDMGFETKNFNSGAHDVYQKKPVSNFELHRDLFGPTAEKFYNYYHEIKRKLILKAGSNYYYEFSKEDLYIYITAHEYKHYSSGGTGLRSLIDIYLFMKKFAGELDYNYISCELDKLGLTEFEANNKSLAMNLFSGGDVNIINQEIYNYMITSGAKGLIEHRVSNKLKTRSKLKYLCERIFLSDLELRERFPFFYKHKILLPFLVIYRGFRALTVKRKSIMIELKSFMKVNKLPPQQ
- a CDS encoding flavodoxin family protein, which encodes MKALFVNGSPRKNWNTAKLLESAMKGASESGAETELIHLYDYKYKGCVSCFACKLKNKNFDGICVYRDELRPVLEKAFNSDIIIMGSPIYFSFVTGMMRSFIERLLFPVMTYSTDSNGQLIKNVDKKICTGSIYTMNASENIAAKIGYNELLAANDAAFKRVLGYNESLCVYETLQFSDYSRYECNMFDGNQRLERNKTIFPEDLRKAYEFGQRLVKKASE
- a CDS encoding type II secretion system protein — translated: MIKRKGFTLVELLIVVVIMGVLTSMMSISSVGSTDSAKASAIIGNLVTMRKAALADYIENGDTNWTDADSVREAIAAYMNTKETAITAAKFSVLKQDAWYILYEFQTDDSSSVKDKIAGKANLTGLYAATAATTVTNNIYTNVANNTHVAIKVR
- a CDS encoding 4Fe-4S dicluster domain-containing protein, giving the protein MRGIHTSINDIRRAIFTEVAKLSYNYKEGDLSEMELIPYRIIPGEVSRYRDSVFLERAIIEERMRLAMGLPKRSAAEHAPVSLGAEECVHPEKYYQPPLINIIKFACHSCPDNKVVITNQCQGCLARPCSQVCPKDAIYFEKGQAHIDESKCIKCGRCMGVCQYGAILRMERPCAKACGMKAIRSDEYGRADIDQDKCVSCGMCLANCPFGAIADKAQIFQCIQAIRSETPVYAAIAPAVAGQFGKSLTPEKMRAAFKALGFHDLVEVAVGADLCTLQEAEDFIKEVVEEKKLPFMGTSCCPAWSVMAKKEFPQYAECISMALTPMVLTGRLIKKEHPGCKVAFIGPCAAKKLEASRRTIRSDIDFVLTFEEVLGMFEAKEVDFDNLESKPVPNSASADGRGFAVSGGVASAVLNCIKHTHPDLDIKVEYAEGLDNCRKMLQLAKAGKYNGYLLEGMGCPGGCVGGAGTVQLINQAANEVAKIKKSTQKLHAYESEYNSILPQLEE
- a CDS encoding rubrerythrin family protein — protein: MANKYAGTQTEKNLQAAFAGESQARNKYTYFASVAKKEGYEQIAALFLKTADNEKEHAKMWFKELDGIGDTAANLAAAADGENYEWTDMYEGFAKTAEAEGFKALAVKFRLVAAIEKHHEERYRALLKNVQAQEVFARSEVKVWECRNCGHIVVGTKAPEICPACAHPKAYFEINAENY